The DNA sequence TATGCACATCGATCCTGTCTCTCTCCCAAGTTCTAAAGTCAATGCCGTTCCATTCGCTGAAGAAGCCAGCGCTATTCGTCGATGTACTGTCGGTCAAAGAGCATGCAAGAGACACTCTCTTACAAGTAATAAGAGCTAGCCTACACATTTGGTCATGCCTGTTCATACATGACAAATTTCCAGTGTGGAAACACCAAATGCATGCGCATATCACCGTACTCAGTTATATGGCTGCAATTTTGTAGGTACTTCCAGAAGATTCAGATGTGCTGTGCACTCATCCGATGTTCGGGCCAGAGAGTGGTAAAGATGGGTGGAGAGATCTTAACTTCATGTATGAGAGAGTTCGAGTGAGGGACGAGAAAACATGCTCAAGCTTCCTCAAGATTTTCGAAATCGAGGTACCCTCTAAAGCATAACCTCGGCAAGCTGTATACTTGAGCATGAATAAGAAGAATTTCAAACATTGCATCATTGCCTTCACAGTCTTACTGTGAAATACACTCCAGTTAGATAGACTAGTAGTGAACTAAGTTTATTCTCCTCTGTGTCCTTAATACTGCCCAACCAGCAAATTTCTAGAACCGATTGCTTGTCAAACCCTACGGATATTTCGGCAGACCAACGTGAGGCATATCTTCCAATTACAGAATGAATATGTATTCTTTGTGAATGTCAGGGGTGTAGGATGCTTGAAATGTCTTGCACAGAGCATGATGAGCTGGCAGCTAAGAGTCAATTTATCACCCACGCTATTGGCAGGTATTTCCTAATCCCAACTTCCAAGTTATTCCCAAACTCCAACTGACTGATTATCTTACAATAAGAACTGATGTTTTTGTACTTGGATAGAATCTTGTCGGACATGGACATCAAATCGACACCGATAGATACAAAGAGTTTCGAAGCTCTTGTTCAACTGGTAACGTCAACAAGTGAATTCTTGTtgttggttttttccttttttgtcttttcaaatgaACCTATCGTAAAAGTGCATCATCTGTAAGGAAATAGAAGATATCCAAAATGAGAGCAGCAGACTGAAAAAGTTTTAAGTTTGGATTTTTGTATTTCCAAGTCCTCTTTTTTCTCTATTAGCTCCACCAATAAAATACAGTTGTCTTTTGATACGACATGCTGACAGTTTTCATAACCGCAGAGGAAGAACATGGAGTGCGATAGTTTTGATCTGTTCAGTGGGTTGTACATCCACAACAGGTTTGCGAAGCAAGAGGTAAGGAGCTGATGCATTTCACTCGGAAATGATTCATCTCAAGTTTCAGTTTGATCCTACTTCTGAAGCAGGAAATTACTTCTTACCTGAGATCATtaacgaaaataaattttcccAATGCAGCTAAAGAACCTAGAGTTTGCCTTTGAGAAGTTGAAACACAAGCTGCCGAAGAGGAATGATGAGGAACAGGAAGTAAACCAGTAGTGCATGGTGAACAACATCaatatcacctttatcccaaactagttggggtcggcggagTGCATGGTGAAGAACAGCCGCtgataaatttctttttcactaCAAATTTACTGCTTATCGGAACAGTTTCTTAGCTGTAGAAACTGTCAAAAAGGTGCCCCTCAATTCACTCCAGAGAGAGATTATACTGAGAGATATATTGCcagatttctacttctggagaaATACCAGCTCCACACTTTTTTCAGTACCAAACATTCTAGGCCTGGTGTCAAAACTGTGTAATGTGTACAGATGCAGTCTTTGCATTATCCTCATATGTGATGAATATTTGAAAGAATATGACTTGGCAATTTACAGTTgggcaagagaagaaaaatatcaaCTATCACTGTAAATGAATGAGCATTTTCTCTTCCACCAGCTTGCAAAATATAAAGTTCAGAAGACGGCAACAGCAGAGCATCAAGTTATCACCTCACTTGTTCTTGATTTCGTCACTGCCCGCCTCTTCTGTTATGTTGCACTGCAGTGTAGCTGTGTTAGGCGAATCAGGTGTCTGATAAGAAGGCTCTGTACTCTTCCTGCTCTGCAGGCCCGTAAAACGAGCAAGATCGACCCATTGCTGCAGTATTCAAGCAAAAACCACACGTTTAACACGGTCTGTAAAAATAAAACAGTCCAATGGCATTATTATATTGATGGTGGAAGTGGCTAAAGAGCAAAGCTAACAGGGAGAACATACGAAGGATAAAAGATGCAACAGTCATGATCGCAGTAAACTGAAGAACCCAATTTTGTGATGGAGAAAACAGAGATCATCTACATCTAAAACCCCTCCTAGGAGTTCCAATAGAGCACAAATTGCTAGGCTTGTTATAAAAACAAGCTTTAGTATGTCTGTGGCTGCCCAATTTTATACCCagagaaataaaaagggaaaattatcctAGTTACTTGGTTGGCAGCAAATACATTGATAAGATGTGGGTTTGCGCTGAACTAACCTGAGTTCCCCAGTAAGAGTTGATAGTCCGTGCTATAAAAGAGAGCATATTCACAAGCAAAGTTTGGGAAGCAAATTCCTCTGATACCCGATGCTCCACGATCCCAGCAATAATCTGCTTAACATGGGTTTTTATTGTTAAAATCAAAAGAATACGAAGAGAAGCTTATATTGAACGGAATATAGTACATTGCTTTTATTTCACTATTCAAGAGTGCCCGGCACTTGTTGCTATTTGCAGTTGCTTCAGGCTAGATTACCTCTTATTATTGGGAAATGCAGCACAAAGCTAAACAATGACAGAAGTTGAGGACATATGAAGCATGCAAACTAAACTACTGGTTTTGGTCGTAACCTCTCTGTTGAGCATGTCAGCAGCATAACATGCTTCCTGTACTTTACATCACGTAAATGTCAATATCTATCAACGTAAAATGATAGAAATCAGTGTGCCCTCTAAATTAGTTCATAAGTTGTATTTCTCTTCACATTAAAGCACTTGATATTGGATATTCAATTAATATTTAGATTGTCCAGCGTTCGTTTCTACATCACATAACTCTCATGTGCCAAGTGCACTACTCATAATGTCTATTCATGTAAAACAATAATAACAAACGTGTATCTGGATGTGTTATTCAGATACATTATAAGATAATCTGCATACAACTAGTTGCACGGGGGTGGAGTTCATGTTCAGTCAAATAAAGTGGAAATTTCTAGCTGGCAAAGACAACTTTGAAGTTCAAGACATAGCAGTTGCACTTTCAATTATGGTTGAATGCTAAGTGGCAGTGAGATTATTAACCTACATGTCAACCATTTACAGACCAACTAAGAACAGAATATGGAAGCCTGGGCAAACTAAAGGTGTGAACCTTGTGAAGGTTGATAACCAATTAATGCTCCAAAAGCCGATTTTCCCTCTAAGCAGTCCCAAAAAGAAATGAGTGAAAACATGGGTCTATTAGAGTGGTTTTAACCTAGAGCGAGCTACCACTGACCTGATACCGGAGATTTGCTGAGGTTCCAAGAAAGCATCCATAGACAATTGCTGTTTTCAAAATTGGCGATCTTTTGTTTTGATGTCCTGCAGCTAGAGCAGGATTAAGGTATCTCCGGAGTGCATACAAAATGTTTGAGGCTGCCACAGTCCCAATACTTGAAATAAATCCCACTGTGCCAAGTTTTAAACCACCAAAAAGTACTGATGCAATCCGATGGCTCACATTCCAGTCCTTCCCAGCAAGGTCCTTTTGAAATGCATTAGCTGGAATAGACCCCAAGATACCTCGCAAAGGATCCATGCTATCTGGCATATTCATTTCATCGGCaaatgaaagaaaggaaatagtTGGGGCAGGAAGCCACACAGTGAAGAAATCAACAACTGATCCTCTCAAAGTGTCAGTGATAACATAGTCTAGCTCTTCAAAGAAATTCTCTTTCCGTCTCTCATACTGCGCTAAAAGTGTGGTGGTAATTGATATAGCTTCCTCTATAGCTAATCTATGCAAGAACTTGGGGTCCGCCAATAGTCTCTCCCTAAAGCCCTGCATCAAAGTCACCTACCACTATTAACTCATTGTGGTGAAGAATAAGGATAATTGTAACTATTTACGATAGTGACACAGTACAAATGAACAACAAGACAATCATACCATAATGTAAATATATCCACTATAGTGTAAGACCATCACAAATCTTACGTTGTGACACTGGAGAAACAATCTAAGAGAACAGTCTACCTGAAAACGGTGAGTGAGCTCCGCAATTAGAGGATATTGCTCTAAATCGAAAAAGTTCTGCAAGACCTCCGGTGATACTAGACCAAGATCCAGACCTTTCTGAAGATCCTGATGGCAATATCATAGCAACACCATCAGAAAGCAAGGTCTTTCATAATGCTGAGACACTCATGCGCAAACACTTAAGAATTTGAAATTGTCGAAAAATATCTAGTTAAAGCCAATTACTAAGTACCAGTACAACCTTGAAAACATCAGGCATAGTTAAGTctaaatcatttttagaaaaaaagtactaaaactAGGACTACACCAAAGTTAACCAGTTACTATTCAGTACAGTCAATAAAAAAGTCGAGACAACTAAGTACACTGGGACTATCAATGGTGACAAATTGGCTCAACATTTTATGAGGGAACCATTACCTGGGCATTCTACTTTTACAGAATAGGTTAGAAATTGCAACCGTTTAGCACAATAGCATTAAGCCATCTCATTTGAGTGGGAATTCTATTAGAATGTCATCATCGTCCCCACAACATTCTCGTTCCAGTTTGTCCATCTATTTTACGAGCGTGAAATCATCCATACTTATTCAAATAGTCCCAAGAGGACAAATGAtccttcttccaccttcttTTGAGGATAAGGAGAAAAACCCcatgaagattcaaatgatgtgCTCCGAAATAGGATATCAAAAACTAGTGCTTGAAAATGATTCCAGTGCTTTGTCTGAAAATTGTACTTAACCTGAAAGCAGCACGCATCTAGAAGACCCCAAAACAATACACATACGCTGCTCAGACAAATTCAAATGCTCATAGAAAAAGCAAACCTGGGGTAAGGCATCTCGCTGCCTGCCTGCCGCATTCATTACTCGGGCAATTTCAGCACGGTCAAAACAATTTCTGCTGCAGGGTCTAGCAGCTGAATACCACAGAAAGTCTGCAAAAGGGACTTCTCCTTCTCTTCGTATGTACTGCCTTTCCGGGTCCAGTAATATAACAACttggtttttcttttgcatCTTCCTCGAAATTCTTGCCGGCAGTCCGGTCCCTCTTGATCCATATGTAACGTGACTTGCCCCAGTCATTACAACCAGAACTCCATTGGATCCCACGTCTCCAATTGCTTGTAAAATTATTTGGGACATGCTATATTCTTCAAGCACTCGTGCCTGAGCAGATAGATAAGAGCTTGGACCAAAAGGGACTCcttgatttggaaaattcatGTCGATCGATGATCTATGTGAAGTGAAACCTGTAATGAAGCCTGAACCAGCAGGAGGCGCATATAATTTACGCTCAGCCTTAGAAAGTCCGCGAATGCCTTCTGCTTGAACAGTCCTCAAGATCTATTCAAGGAAAAGTCAATAACGAAGCCTTCTGTGAGTGGCCATAACCATCAAAGTAGGCCAGCACATGAtaaaactcttatttgaaagaTGGCAGCACCTAGAATGCTCTAAGATGACAAATTTAAGACATGGTTCTCTCTCCCAATCATTTTATCAAGCTGTGAAGCTTAATCCAATGAAAACATCAAGTTTGCTGCAAGTGGAGACTTTCAAAGAACAACACACTCAACTGCTTTGGATTGGCATTGAAAAATTTCCTAAGATTTGATTAGTAATAGCCAATGGTGGCAAAATGGAAGCATAACATAGCATCGCCTCCAGCATAGCACTGTGTGGAAATGCAAGCAGTTCAAGAATCAATTGCCAGCATAAGATTTAATCTAGGAACTGAGCGCATGCAGAAAATTGTTACTTGGCTATATGCAATGGCCAACATAGCTAGCAAGATATGGTACTACCTTTAGTGGAGTACCACAAGCAACAATGCGAATTCCATTGTCCCGGCAATAACTCAATAGAGGCTCATACTCCTGCCATCGTTGGGGCGGCCAATGCTTCATCAGAGACTTCAACTCTTCCCCATCAGTCCTATCATATGGTTTTACCGTCTTCATGATCAGTAAACAAAAGATCACCTCTTGCTAAGTTTTCATGGAAAAGAACACAAGATGAATCATCAAATTTGAATCAAGTATCGACCTTTTCAAAGATTAAACCAGAAAATTACTACAACTGTCGGCTTCAGCTCTGCCAAATACATAATAATGATGATAACATGCGCATAATTTTGATTAGCACGAACCTCTTATCAATGAACTGATTGACCTCCTCCTGCAAATTGCTGGGGAACGCCTCCATTGCCACTGAAATCGACTTTTCACTCTCCAAACACCGCCTCCTCAAATTCTTCACAATCTCAAGCTCCAACACCTTGTCATCGCGAGTTGGCACCTGCTCGGCCTCGCCCAAATACACAATCCGGGCATTAATCAGCTTCTCCCACACCTTGCTCTTATCCTTCCCCACGGCCATCGGCTCCCCAATCGCCGTCGCATCGTATATCCTCGAACTtatcacctcctcctcctccttctccaccGCCGGAGCCTGCGCAGGCAAATTCTCCGCGGCCGCAGGTGGGGTAGCTACGGAGGATGCGTTCGCCGGAGGTTCGTTGACCGGAGGCCTCTCCTCCGCCCTGGTTACAGCCGACTGGAGAAATGAGGCTCCGGCGGCCAGAAGAGGCGCGACCAACGCGGTGCGCCTCGTGGTGGCCGGAGCCGCGTCTCGATCGCCGGCGAGCTCGGAGGCGTTCCGGCGGCAGGAGACGGCGGACGCGAGGCGGCGGAGAGGGACGGCATGGGGCGGAGCGTACCCGGGGCAGCTGGCGGAGGGGATGTGAGGGACGGGTGGATGGAGGCTGAGGGCTCTATGAAGGTGGTGGTGGGGCTTCATTTTTGGCGGCGAGGGAGTCGTGGGGTACTTCATACTCGCTCGCTCGTAGTACTACATGgctagcgagagagagagagtgacagaGAGAGCGTGGACGTTGGTTGTCGAGAGGCTTgagattcgaccaaaaataaaacagaGGCTTGAGAAATTTTGGATATGAGCTGCTGACTAATGGagaaatggataattttttttttctttttctattttcgagtGGACGtaattctaatttctttttgttttcacgTGACGTGGGAGGGCTATCTGCTTGAGGTGTCATTTTGGGCAACTTGTTTGCACGTGGAACACAAGAATTTATGCATTCGCTTGCTATGCAATAGTGTCTTTTTCGTGggaaaaggatttttttttttttgtgtggtcgaagagagattgtttttttttttttttttgggtccaagaAGTGGGAAGTTTGATTCCTGAGCGATGGTGCATTTTCAGACAAAAGTGAAAAACCACGGACCTTTAGGCTGCATATGGTAAAGTTTCTGCTTTTGAAAACATATTTAAaacggaaatatttttttgggtttctgtTCCGGCTATGATTTTCAAGAATAGAAACTCGTTTggcaagtataaaaaaaaatactttttttcaccaaaaagaagaaTCTGCAACCGACGtaaggcggcggcggaggccggGGACCGGTGGCGGCAATGGTGGCCACCGCTTCAACTCCTCACCGGTGACTTGCACAAGCTCACCCtcgtgattgtttttaaaaggtgttccaaaatccaaaaaaaaaaaatttttttttttttcttcaaaagtgtttcttttttcaaaagtgttctccgaaacacttttggaacatttttcaaccatatgcgtttctgttccgaaagtgttctGAAAACACTTTCGAAATAGAAATACTTTCCAAAGAGTGTTACAATGCAGGCACTTGATGAACTCCCAAATTCAGGGAAGGGGAAAATGGTCATTTCTTCGCGTGTTCTGGGGGCTGAGAGTGAAGGTTTTGCAGCCTAGGTTCCCGTCGTGAACATTTGTCGGATGTTTCAATGCTCGTGGAAGCTTTTGAATTGGCCTACATCTGAAACACAATCTTATTTGCAAACAAATACTGCTGACAGTTTCAGGGCATTGCTTCGGTGAATGGCTATGCCGGCACCCGAAAGTGATCTTGGATTTGTCATACTTCATTTTGAATCTGGCTAAACCAGCAGCCGCGATTGCCATGAGAAACATCGACAGCTAGCCTAACGTACCAAAACGACATTTACCAACTCAAATTCATAAGGCCTAGTGATTATTTCTGCATCTTTAATAAGCatatggagaaagaaaaaattacatcTCGCCAGCTAAATCATTAAACTGAAATTATGCAAAGAATAATGGGTCCAGAGAGAAAAGAAACTGCAATCCTTAAACCTCTTCGAAAAAGGGTGTGAAGCTCAACAGCGGATTGCGCGCCGGCTCACTTGATACTATGAAATGCTGGCAGGACAGCAATGAGAGGATCTCCATAACCAACTGGTTCTGTAAAATCACAAATTCACCACGGGGAATGACATCAGGTACTCACGCCACAGAACACCCAAAAGCATGCATCATTTCTTGGTACATCTGTGAACTCCTAAAAATAGTCCCCGGAATACTCATAACCCTGATAATCACTAGTACGGTTCATTTTTCCACCAAGTTCAGTTCCCATTGTTCTCAACCAACTCTCCCATCCAAACACATGCAAGAAACTTCATGTTCTTGACGTCCTTCACCAAGTCAATTTCTAGCAAAATTCTATCTTCTAGAAATGGCATATAAAGCAGGTGGAAAGAGTATTCACTGTACATATTTTGTTTTGGATGTATTACTATCTCAAGTTTGTATTCTGAAGTTTATCATATCATCTCTGCTTTTCAAAAGGCATCTAAATGTCACTAAGTATATTGTATAGGTCATACGTACTTTTGACCTCAGAAAGTAGCAAAACAAGGCACAGGCAATTTGGAAATAAGGAGAATTCACCATACATAAATTCCACATAACGCTTATGAGAGGAGACCCTGGCCTACTTGAATTAATCAGTATCAGAATGTGTACTGCCAATCCTAGAATTGCTCACTACTTGCAGATGAAACAGCCAAACAGAAGTACAATTGTGGCATATTAGTCGAGTAGGCACAGAAAATTGTTGAAACCAAGATAACAGAAATTCATACCTCCATCATTAACTAAGAGCTTGAGAACTTCTCCAGACACATCTGACTGCTCAAAGTACAACACAAAGAGTTAACAGGAGAAAATATTGTGGATACCGACGACAGCATTTAAATAGATAGGTTTTGCCAGGAGTTACCTTAACCGGAAGTTCAGTTCCAAACTGATCCAACCATCCTATCACCTGTCCTTCCTTAATTACATCACCCTGTGATAAGACACAggttaacttttaaaaattgacgCAAAGGCGACTGAACATATGGGCAACAAGTGACAAAAGTATCTTGGATATGCCACGCTGTCTTTATTTGATGATTTTTGACATTTCA is a window from the Rhodamnia argentea isolate NSW1041297 chromosome 8, ASM2092103v1, whole genome shotgun sequence genome containing:
- the LOC115748168 gene encoding arogenate dehydrogenase 1, chloroplastic-like, which gives rise to MSGPAPVSSSASLKIGIVGFGTFGQFLALAMIKQGHSLRATSRTDYSQLCADLGITFFSDVAAFLGAENDVILLCTSILSLSQVLKSMPFHSLKKPALFVDVLSVKEHARDTLLQVLPEDSDVLCTHPMFGPESGKDGWRDLNFMYERVRVRDEKTCSSFLKIFEIEGCRMLEMSCTEHDELAAKSQFITHAIGRILSDMDIKSTPIDTKSFEALVQLRKNMECDSFDLFSGLYIHNRFAKQELKNLEFAFEKLKHKLPKRNDEEQEVNQECMVKNSR
- the LOC115748167 gene encoding protein RETICULATA-RELATED 5, chloroplastic → MKYPTTPSPPKMKPHHHLHRALSLHPPVPHIPSASCPGYAPPHAVPLRRLASAVSCRRNASELAGDRDAAPATTRRTALVAPLLAAGASFLQSAVTRAEERPPVNEPPANASSVATPPAAAENLPAQAPAVEKEEEEVISSRIYDATAIGEPMAVGKDKSKVWEKLINARIVYLGEAEQVPTRDDKVLELEIVKNLRRRCLESEKSISVAMEAFPSNLQEEVNQFIDKRTDGEELKSLMKHWPPQRWQEYEPLLSYCRDNGIRIVACGTPLKILRTVQAEGIRGLSKAERKLYAPPAGSGFITGFTSHRSSIDMNFPNQGVPFGPSSYLSAQARVLEEYSMSQIILQAIGDVGSNGVLVVMTGASHVTYGSRGTGLPARISRKMQKKNQVVILLDPERQYIRREGEVPFADFLWYSAARPCSRNCFDRAEIARVMNAAGRQRDALPQDLQKGLDLGLVSPEVLQNFFDLEQYPLIAELTHRFQGFRERLLADPKFLHRLAIEEAISITTTLLAQYERRKENFFEELDYVITDTLRGSVVDFFTVWLPAPTISFLSFADEMNMPDSMDPLRGILGSIPANAFQKDLAGKDWNVSHRIASVLFGGLKLGTVGFISSIGTVAASNILYALRRYLNPALAAGHQNKRSPILKTAIVYGCFLGTSANLRYQIIAGIVEHRVSEEFASQTLLVNMLSFIARTINSYWGTQQWVDLARFTGLQSRKSTEPSYQTPDSPNTATLQCNITEEAGSDEIKNK